The proteins below are encoded in one region of Paramisgurnus dabryanus chromosome 2, PD_genome_1.1, whole genome shotgun sequence:
- the nom1 gene encoding nucleolar MIF4G domain-containing protein 1, producing MKAQSQRRSKGKGGRKKQKDKLQKFKDSVDNFLKSKGDFDENEHDQRATFVRKKSRRVLRREGRKLKKAKMKYHYSGQSLAEGTGNKKTVKEKKTVNPVVKPTGNLKIAAQRPQKTKEDNVDTEGGLVDKTKRKVHFAEDVPKQKKKSKLDESRKLSLLQANVEEDKEIKKLEKRLGLNRRKNKKSLPQSFTNDGLDYILGILEPGASGTALYESDEEMDIDKAKDNFDVLEDDSEGEMTDDEKKDDSEGEIDTEEDDAEEDDTQMEDDVEDVEDSKQIEDEEAEKDEDREDETDASEADDDGEEDEAEQSPLESKEPSHATVGKYVPPHLREAVDSKRKAELEKLKRNVKGLINRLSQPNMASISSQLEELYMSTSRKDMNDTLTDILLAACVTPALMPERLLMEHVLLVSVLHHTVGLEVGANFLETVVRQFDKMYSQENVTDKECDNLVCMIAHLYNFQVVHAVLVFDILKKLVTRFSSKDIELVLLVLKNVGFVLRKDDPLALKELISEAQRKASAEGERFQDQTRIRFMLETMLALKNNDMRKIPGYDPEPVEKLKKLQRTLIHSSAGSSDMKLRVSLDNLLEAERVGRWWIVGSSWSGAPMIDDHGNKTTTQPTEGKQYSAKILELARKQRMNTDIRRNIFCVLMSSEDYLDAFEKLLRLGLKDQQEREIVHVLMDCCLQEKTFNRFYAVLAEKFCSHDRRFQMTFQFSLWDKFKDLANLSSSSFSNLVQLVTHILHRKCLSLSILKAIEFGELDKPKVKFLKQILLKLLKDTEPEDLVNIFGRISGIPNLGMLREGLKLFISHFLLRNAHTQEPAEQAKVLIDRAEVATRAMEAREAKLKL from the exons ATGAAGGCACAGTCGCAACGCAGGAGCAAAGGAAAAGGTGGACGAAAAAAGCAAAAGGATAAACTTCAGAAATTCAAGGATTCCGTTGATAACTTTTTGAAGAGCAAAGGAGATTTCGATGAAAATGAGCACGACCAAAGGGCAACATTCGTGAGAAAGAAAAGCAGGAGAGTGTTGCGCAGAGAGGGGCGCAAGTTAAAGAAAGCCAAGATGAAATATCACTACTCGGGTCAGTCACTCGCTGAGGGAACGGGTAATAAGAAGACcgtgaaagaaaaaaagacGGTAAACCCAGTCGTAAAGCCAACAGGAAATCTTAAAATTGCAGCTCAAAGACCACAGAAGACAAAAGAGGACAACGTTGATACTGAAGGTGGTCTGGTAGATAAGACCAAAAGAAAAGTCCACTTCGCCGAAGATGTGCCAAAGCAGAAAAAGAAGTCCAAACTGGACGAGAGCAGAAAGCTGTCTCTGCTGCAGGCTAATGTTGAAGAggataaagaaataaaaaaattagaaaaacgCCTTGGACTGAAtagaagaaaaaacaaaaagagTCTTCCTCAGTCGTTTACCAACGACGGGCTTGATTATATTTTAGGCATTCTTGAGCCTGGGGCATCTGGAACAGCGCTGTATGAAAGTGATGAAGAAATGGACATTGATAAAGCGAAGGATAATTTTGATGTGTTGGAAGATGACAGTGAGGGGGAAATGACAGATGATGAGAAAAAAGATGACAGTGAGGGTGAAATTGACACTGAGGAAGATGATGCTGAAGAGGATGACACACAAATGGAAGACGATGTGGAGGATGTAGAGGACAGCAAACAAATAGAGGATGAGGAGGCAGAGAAAGACGAAGACAGGGAAGATGAAACTGATGCATCTGAGGCTGATGATGATGGAGAGGAAGATGAAGCCGAACAAAGTCCACTTGAGAGCAAAGAGCCA AGTCATGCTACAGTTGGCAAATATGTTCCACCTCACTTAAGAGAAGCTGTAGATAGCAAACGCAAAGCTGAACTGGAGAAACTTAAGCGCAATGTGAAAGGTCTGATAAACAG GTTGAGTCAGCCCAATATGGCATCCATCAGCAGTCAGCTAGAAGAACTGTACATGAGCACCAGCAGGAAAGACATGAATGATACACTCACTGATATTCTGCTGGCTGCTTGTGTCACTCCTGCTCTCATGCCTGAAAG GCTTCTGATGGAACACGTCTTACTCGTCAGCGTACTCCATCATACTGTCGGCTTGGAG GTTGGAGCTAACTTTCTGGAGACTGTGGTCCGACAGTTTGATAAAATGTACAGTCAGGAAAATGTTACAGACAAAGAGTGTGACAACTTGGTGTGCATGATTGCCCACCTCTACAACTTCCAGGTGGTCCACGCTGTTTTGGTCTTTGACATTTTGAAGAAGCTGGTAACACGTTTCAGCTCCAAGGATATAGAACTAGTTCTACTGGTCTTGAAGAATGTTGGTTTTGTTCTGAGAAAGGATGATCCGCTAGCCCTTAAAGAGCTCATCTCTGAAGCTCAGCGAAAAGCCAGTGCTGAAGGAGAACGTTTTCAGGACCAAACAAGA ATTCGCTTTATGTTGGAGACTATGCTGGCCCTTAAGAACAACGATATGAGAAAGATTCCTGGTTATGACCCTGAACCTGTGGAAAAATTAAAGAAACTGCAGAGGACTTTG ATTCACAGTAGTGCAGGTAGCAGTGACATGAAGTTGAGAGTGTCACTAGACAATCTTCTAGAAGCTGAGCGTGTTGGCCGCTGGTGGATTGTGGGATCTTCCTGGAGTGGAGCACCTATGATTGATGACCACGGAAACAAGACAACCACTCAACCCACCGAAGGGAAACAA TATAGCGCAAAGATTTTGGAGCTTGCACGCAAACAAAGAATGAACACAGACATCAGGAGGAACATTTTTTGTGTGCTTATGTCAAGTGAAGACTATTTGGATGCCTTTGAGAAACTTCTAAG GTTAGGTTTGAAAGACCAGCAGGAGCGGGAAATTGTTCATGTTTTGATGGACTGCTGCCTTCAGGAGAAAACCTTTAACAGATTTTATGCAGTTCTGGCAGAAAAATTTTGCTCACATGACCGTCGGTTTCAG ATGACATTTCAGTTCAGTTTATGGGATAAGTTCAAAGACCTGGCAAACCTTTCCAGCTCGTCGTTTAGTAATCTGGTCCAGTTGGTCACACATATTTTACACAGAaaatgtctctctctttctattctTAAG GCTATCGAATTTGGGGAGCTAGATAAGCCAAAAGTCAAATTCCTCAAGCAGATCCTTTTAAAACTCCTTAAAGATACAGAGCCGGAGGACCTTGTGAACATATTTGGCAG GATCTCTGGAATTCCAAATCTAGGAATGCTTCGGGAAGGCTTGAAGCTTTTCATCAGTCACTTTTTGCTCCGGAACGCTCATACACAAGAACCAGCTGAGCAAGCCAAGGTACTAATAGACAGAGCCGAGGTCGCCACCAGGGCCATGGAGGCCCGGGAAGCCAAGCTTAAGCTGTAG
- the lmbr1 gene encoding limb region 1 protein homolog: MEEDDVTIREQNFHSQVREYIVCFLLFAVLYIVSYCVITRYKRKSDDQEDEDAIVNRISMYLCTFTLAVSGGAVLLLPFSIISNEILLSLPKNYYIQWLNGSLIHGLWNLVSLFSNLCLFVLMPFAYFFLESEGFAGSKKGIRARILETFVMLFLLGLLILGIVWVASALIDNDAASMESLYDLWEFYLPYLYSCISLMGGLLLLMCTPVGLSRMFTVMGQLLVKPTILEDLDEQIYCIQLQEEALERRLNGTTSNCYFHGNSQHLYKDLDSIRNQRYKLERRKKASAWEKNLLYPIVMLILLAGTTISVLLVALNIVYLLVDETALPKGSKERDIGNASTFGVAQAVIEIILMFYLMVSSVVGFYSLWIFQELTPRKDDTTMTTIIGCCVSILVLSSALPVMSRTLGITRFDLLGDFGRFNWLGNFYIVVSYNLLFAVVTTWCLVRKFTSAVREELLKALGLDKLNLSNSTTDAESGKHAANGHQKTL, from the exons ATGGAAGAAGACGATGTGACCATCAGAGAGCAGAATTTCCACAGCCAAGTGCGCGAGTACATC GTCTGCTTCCTCCTGTTTGCAGTACTATATATTGTGTCTTATTGCGTCATCACACGCTACAAGAGGAAAAGCG ATGACCAGGAAGATGAGGATGCCATTGTCAACAGAATATC AATGTACCTATGTACATTTACATTGGCAGTATCAGGAGGGGCCGTCCTCCTTTTGCCATTCTCTATAATCAGTAATGAGATCCTGCTCTCCCTTCCCAAAAACTACTACATACAGTGGCTTAATGGATCACTCATCCATG GCCTGTGGAATCTGGTGTCCCTCTTCTCAAATCTCTGTCTTTTTGTACTGATGCCTTTTGCATATTTCTTCCTGGAGTCTGAGGGCTTTGCAGGTTCAAAAAAG GGCATCAGAGCTCGTATACTGGAGACATTTGTCATGCTGTTTCTGTTGGGTCTCCTCATCCTCGGCATCGTGTGGGTGGCGTCCGCTCTCATCGATAATGATGCCGCCAGCATGGAATCACTCTATG ATTTATGGGAGTTTTATCTGCCCTACCTCTACTCCTGCATCTCTCTGATGGGTGGCCTGTTGCTCCTTA TGTGTACTCCTGTGGGACTGTCACGCATGTTCACAGTGATGGGCCAGTTACTAGTCAAACCCACA attttagagGATCTGGATGAGCAGATTTACTGTATTCAGCTGCAGGAAGAGGCTCTGGAGCGCAGACTCAATG GTACAACATCCAACTGTTATTTCCATGGAAACTCTCAGCATCTCTACAAAGACCTGGATAGCATCCGCAATCAGAGATACAAACTCG aAAGGAGAAAAAAGGCCTCCGCCTGGGAGAAGAACCTGCTTTACCCCATCGTGATGCTGATCCTGCTTGCTGGAACG ACCATTTCTGTTCTCCTGGTTGCCCTGAACATCGTGTACCTGCTTGTTGATGAGACCGCTTTACCAAAGGGTTCAAAG GAGAGAGATATTGGCAATGCCTCCACATTTGGAGTTGCCCAGGCAGTTATTGAAATCATTCTCATGTT TTATCTTATGGTCTCATCTGTGGTTGGCTTCTATAGTCTTTGGATCTTTCAAGAGCTCACTCCCAGAAAGGACGACACTACCATGACAACG ATCATTGGTTGCTGTGTATCCATTCTCGTGCTGAGCTCAGCCTTGCCGGTCATGTCTCGAACGCTGG GAATAACAAGATTTGATCTCTTGGGAGATTTCGGGCGATTTAATTGGCTTGGAAATTTCTACATTGTAGTTTCATACAACCTTTTGTTTGCTGTGGTAACAACGTGGTGTCTGGTGCGAAAGTTCACGTCTGCCGTGCGAGAGGAACTTCTCAAAGCCCTTG GTCTGGATAAGTTGAATTTGTCAAACAGTACAACAGATG